In Mastigocladopsis repens PCC 10914, a single window of DNA contains:
- a CDS encoding peptidoglycan-binding domain-containing protein has translation MVAANTNYDPTLKLGSQGDKVKELQALLNKRLSSREQIKVDGVFGSKTEDAVKIIQYQFLLKQDGIAGPLTWKSLRANSPVDKPTLRRGSTGEQVAIVQKVLKDGGYYNGAIDSNFGEKTETAVKAFQKDKKLLVDGIIGDKTWEALSLLASFMTVD, from the coding sequence ATGGTAGCAGCTAATACCAACTATGACCCCACATTAAAACTTGGTTCTCAAGGTGACAAAGTTAAAGAATTACAAGCACTTTTAAACAAAAGGCTTAGTAGTCGTGAGCAAATTAAGGTTGATGGCGTTTTTGGAAGCAAAACAGAGGATGCTGTCAAAATTATCCAATATCAATTCCTCCTCAAACAAGACGGCATTGCTGGACCTCTGACCTGGAAATCTCTGCGTGCTAACTCCCCAGTCGATAAACCCACTTTGCGTCGTGGTAGCACTGGCGAACAAGTTGCAATTGTACAAAAAGTCTTGAAAGACGGCGGATATTATAACGGTGCAATTGATAGTAACTTTGGAGAGAAAACAGAAACAGCAGTAAAAGCTTTTCAGAAAGACAAAAAACTGCTTGTTGATGGCATTATTGGTGACAAGACCTGGGAAGCTTTGAGCCTACTAGCTAGTTTTATGACGGTTGATTAA
- a CDS encoding alkaline phosphatase D family protein yields the protein MKSNPPQKLNRRQFLLRSAITSGGIIATNVLSKSQVFAQAPAIITSDKERPTIPYGVASGDINGNRAIIWSRSDRPARMIVEYATDESFRDAQQVVGPTASEASDYTARVYLKNLPSSQQIFYRVTFQDSGDTKIYSAPAEGTFRTAPAYRQNIFFAWSGDTAGQGWGINPDFGGMKIYETIRQLNPDFFIHSGDTIYADGVIQSEVNLDDGSIWKNITTAEKSKVAETLAEFRGNYIYNLLDENVRRFNAQVPILAQWDDHEVTNNWYPGEILDDDRYTVKDVSLLAQRGNQAFLEYFPIRIDGDDPTRIYRSFKYGPLLDIFMLDERSYRGPNTENRQTEQSEETAFLGNAQVRWLKNRLRKSTATWKVIASDMPIGLVVRDGSTKFENAANGDGPALGRELELADLLRFIKQNNISNVVWLTADVHYTAAHYYDPNKAQFQDFKPFWEFVAGPLNSGTFGPNQLDNTFGPEVKFLGIPTDLKPNRPPSEGLQFFGTVKIDSSTEVMTVALLNLEGKTLYSVDLSPEK from the coding sequence ATGAAATCCAACCCTCCACAAAAGCTAAACCGTCGCCAGTTTTTGCTGCGTTCAGCCATCACTAGTGGTGGAATCATTGCCACAAACGTTTTATCAAAATCGCAAGTTTTTGCTCAAGCACCTGCCATAATCACTTCTGACAAAGAACGTCCCACCATACCTTATGGAGTCGCCAGTGGTGACATCAATGGCAATAGAGCTATTATTTGGAGTCGTAGCGATCGCCCTGCCCGGATGATTGTAGAATATGCTACTGATGAATCTTTCCGTGATGCACAACAAGTTGTCGGACCAACTGCTTCAGAAGCCAGCGACTATACAGCAAGAGTTTATCTCAAAAACCTGCCATCATCTCAGCAGATATTCTACCGAGTGACTTTCCAAGACTCAGGTGATACAAAAATCTACAGCGCCCCCGCCGAGGGGACTTTCCGAACTGCCCCTGCATATCGGCAAAATATATTCTTTGCTTGGTCTGGTGACACTGCAGGTCAAGGATGGGGTATTAATCCGGACTTCGGTGGTATGAAGATTTACGAAACCATCCGGCAACTCAACCCAGACTTTTTCATCCACTCTGGCGACACTATCTATGCCGATGGCGTTATCCAATCGGAAGTCAACTTAGATGACGGCAGTATCTGGAAAAACATTACCACAGCTGAAAAATCAAAAGTTGCCGAAACTTTGGCAGAATTCCGTGGTAATTATATATACAATCTATTAGATGAAAACGTTCGTCGCTTCAATGCTCAGGTTCCCATACTAGCGCAATGGGATGACCACGAGGTAACAAACAATTGGTATCCTGGCGAGATACTGGACGATGACCGCTACACAGTCAAGGACGTTTCCTTATTAGCACAGCGGGGAAATCAAGCATTTTTGGAATACTTCCCCATTCGGATTGATGGTGATGATCCAACCAGAATTTACCGCTCCTTCAAGTATGGTCCATTACTAGACATTTTCATGCTGGATGAGCGCAGCTACCGGGGACCAAATACAGAAAATCGCCAGACAGAACAAAGTGAAGAAACGGCATTTTTAGGCAATGCACAGGTGCGTTGGTTGAAAAACCGATTGCGGAAATCAACAGCGACATGGAAAGTCATCGCAAGTGATATGCCTATTGGACTAGTAGTTCGGGATGGTAGCACCAAGTTTGAAAACGCCGCTAACGGAGACGGTCCAGCCTTAGGACGGGAACTAGAACTTGCCGATTTACTACGGTTTATTAAACAAAACAATATCAGCAATGTTGTCTGGTTAACCGCAGACGTACACTACACAGCAGCGCACTATTACGACCCCAACAAAGCACAGTTTCAAGACTTCAAACCCTTCTGGGAGTTCGTAGCAGGTCCTCTCAACTCTGGCACATTTGGACCAAACCAACTCGACAATACCTTTGGTCCAGAGGTGAAATTTTTGGGTATACCGACAGATTTGAAACCAAATCGACCTCCAAGTGAGGGTTTGCAATTCTTTGGCACAGTCAAAATTGATAGTTCTACAGAGGTGATGACAGTAGCATTGCTTAATTTGGAAGGCAAAACCCTCTACAGTGTAGACTTGTCGCCGGAAAAATAA
- a CDS encoding SDR family NAD(P)-dependent oxidoreductase, whose translation MSFLEGINNANALIVGASQGIGLGFVQKLLQDDRFTKVYATYRLPESASELLTLESQHSDRLTCLSMDITEEPQIVEVVQQISVAVNKLHLVVNCVGLLHDGALQPEKSLRRINPEYLMRYFQVNSIGAILLTKHLLPLFRHHERSVFLSISAKVGSIGDNQLGGWYGYRASKAALNMLMRTAAIEYRRTSPKTLVVMLHPGTTDTRLSRPFQVNVPEEKLFSVERTVNQLLAVIEQLQDGDSGQFFSWDGSRLPW comes from the coding sequence ATGTCTTTTCTCGAAGGAATTAACAACGCCAATGCATTGATTGTCGGAGCAAGCCAAGGCATTGGTTTAGGTTTTGTGCAAAAATTACTGCAAGATGACAGGTTTACCAAAGTGTATGCAACCTATCGTCTGCCAGAGTCTGCGTCCGAGTTATTAACTCTTGAAAGCCAACATTCTGACAGATTAACTTGTCTGTCGATGGATATTACTGAGGAGCCACAGATTGTTGAAGTTGTTCAACAGATCAGTGTAGCTGTTAACAAGCTTCACTTAGTTGTCAACTGTGTAGGATTGCTACATGATGGTGCTTTGCAACCAGAAAAAAGTTTAAGACGTATCAATCCAGAGTATTTGATGCGGTACTTTCAAGTCAACAGTATTGGGGCTATTCTACTTACTAAACACCTGTTACCTCTATTCCGTCATCATGAGCGCAGCGTTTTTCTCAGTATTTCTGCTAAAGTAGGCAGTATTGGTGATAACCAGCTAGGAGGCTGGTATGGGTATCGAGCCTCGAAAGCTGCACTCAATATGTTAATGCGAACAGCAGCTATTGAGTATAGAAGAACTAGCCCCAAGACTTTGGTAGTCATGTTACACCCTGGTACAACTGATACACGGCTTTCTCGTCCATTTCAAGTAAATGTACCAGAGGAAAAATTATTTTCAGTGGAACGCACAGTTAACCAATTGCTAGCCGTCATCGAACAGCTTCAGGATGGCGATAGTGGACAGTTTTTTTCTTGGGATGGTAGCCGCTTGCCTTGGTAG
- the mnmE gene encoding tRNA uridine-5-carboxymethylaminomethyl(34) synthesis GTPase MnmE has product MSEIFATTGTIAAIATAVVPQQGSVGIVRVSGLEAMQIAQTLFYAPGRQVWESHHILYGYIRHPQTQQLVDEALLLLMKAPRSYTREDVVEFHCHGGIMVVQQVLQLCLENGARLAQPGEFTLRAFLNGRLDLTQAESIADLVGARSPQAAQAALVGLQGKLAYPIRQLRANCLDVLAEIEARIDFEEDLPPLDDKAIISEIEKISVEISRILATADKGELLRTGLKVAIVGRPNVGKSSLLNAWSRTDRAIVTDLPGTTRDVVESQLVVGGIPVQVLDTAGIRQTQDQVEKIGVERSRRAASAADLVLLTIDAQAGWTAADLEIYEQVQHRPLILVINKIDLVQTCHDRFDVGIPNTIKQVVKTAAAQNQGIAALEAAILEAVSSGKVQAADLDLAINQRQAAALVKAKTSLEQVQATIAQQLPLDFWTIDLRGAIYALGEITGEEVTESVLERIFSKFCIGK; this is encoded by the coding sequence ATGTCGGAAATTTTTGCTACCACTGGAACCATCGCCGCGATCGCCACTGCTGTTGTTCCTCAACAGGGTAGCGTCGGCATTGTGCGCGTGTCCGGTTTGGAAGCAATGCAAATTGCTCAAACTCTTTTTTATGCACCAGGGCGTCAAGTTTGGGAAAGCCACCACATCCTCTATGGTTACATCCGCCATCCCCAAACGCAGCAACTGGTGGATGAAGCACTTTTGCTCCTCATGAAAGCACCTCGTTCTTACACCCGTGAAGATGTGGTGGAATTCCACTGTCACGGGGGAATTATGGTGGTGCAGCAGGTCTTGCAATTATGTCTCGAAAATGGCGCAAGACTAGCACAACCAGGAGAATTTACCCTACGGGCGTTTTTGAATGGGCGACTAGATTTAACTCAGGCAGAAAGTATTGCCGATTTAGTGGGAGCGCGATCGCCCCAAGCAGCACAAGCAGCACTCGTAGGTTTACAAGGGAAATTAGCTTATCCTATCCGTCAGTTACGCGCTAACTGCTTAGATGTTTTAGCAGAAATTGAAGCACGGATAGATTTTGAGGAAGATTTGCCACCTTTGGATGATAAAGCCATCATATCAGAAATCGAGAAAATTTCTGTGGAAATTTCCCGCATTTTGGCAACTGCTGACAAAGGGGAACTGTTGCGTACGGGTTTGAAAGTGGCGATCGTCGGGCGTCCGAATGTAGGAAAATCGAGCTTATTGAACGCTTGGAGCAGAACTGACAGAGCGATCGTCACCGACTTACCCGGTACAACCCGTGATGTGGTGGAATCACAATTGGTTGTCGGCGGAATTCCCGTACAGGTACTCGATACAGCAGGAATTCGCCAAACACAAGACCAAGTAGAAAAGATAGGGGTTGAGCGTTCCCGCCGTGCAGCGAGTGCAGCCGACTTAGTGCTGTTGACCATTGATGCCCAAGCAGGTTGGACAGCAGCAGACCTAGAAATTTACGAACAGGTGCAACACCGTCCGTTAATTTTAGTGATTAATAAAATTGACCTTGTCCAGACGTGCCATGATAGGTTTGATGTTGGGATACCCAACACCATTAAACAGGTTGTCAAAACAGCAGCTGCTCAAAACCAAGGTATTGCAGCGTTAGAAGCAGCGATTTTGGAAGCAGTCAGTTCAGGCAAAGTGCAAGCCGCAGACTTGGATTTAGCCATTAACCAACGACAAGCAGCAGCATTGGTAAAAGCGAAAACATCCCTGGAACAGGTGCAAGCGACAATTGCCCAGCAGTTACCTCTTGATTTCTGGACAATTGACCTGCGAGGTGCAATTTATGCTTTAGGGGAAATTACAGGGGAAGAAGTGACAGAATCAGTTCTTGAGCGGATTTTTAGTAAGTTTTGTATTGGGAAGTAA
- a CDS encoding DUF1257 domain-containing protein, which produces MSHFSTLRTKITDAEILKASLRDLGITVKTEADVRGYNGQRVRSDIVAVLEGEYDLGWSRNSDGSFDLIADLWGVAKKHNQTELINSINQKYAVNKTLAEVKQRGLQNANVKLVLQ; this is translated from the coding sequence ATGTCTCACTTTAGCACTCTGCGTACCAAAATTACCGATGCTGAAATCCTCAAGGCTTCCCTGCGCGACTTGGGCATCACTGTAAAGACCGAAGCTGATGTTCGTGGCTACAACGGTCAGCGTGTTCGTTCCGACATCGTTGCAGTTTTGGAAGGCGAATATGACCTCGGTTGGTCTCGCAACAGCGATGGTTCCTTCGACTTGATTGCAGACCTGTGGGGCGTTGCTAAGAAGCACAATCAAACCGAGCTGATCAACTCCATCAACCAGAAGTATGCCGTTAACAAGACCCTGGCAGAAGTGAAGCAGCGCGGTTTGCAAAATGCCAACGTTAAGTTGGTATTGCAATAG
- a CDS encoding aspartate carbamoyltransferase catalytic subunit translates to MSNTTWTRHHILSLADFTTVEYDTVLQTAASFQEVLSRRTKKVPTLQGQVVANLFFESSTRTRSSFELAAKRLSADTLNFASATSSMTKGETILDTAKTYLAMGTDIMVIRHREAGVPNAIAQEMDRLGVRVSVLNAGDGQHEHPSQALLDLFTICTLLDPDLPRIELLKDKKIAIVGDILHSRVARSNIWSFTASGAHVHLAAPPTLLPKLFLDYGESRPGKLFLHWELEPALQDADFVMTLRLQKERMTAHLLPSLREYHQMFGITHSRLQLCKPNVKVLHPGPVNRGVEISSELMDDPEFSLIQAQVSSGVAVRMALLYLIGSGKS, encoded by the coding sequence ATGTCTAATACCACCTGGACTCGTCACCACATTCTTTCCCTAGCTGATTTCACCACAGTTGAGTACGATACTGTTTTGCAAACTGCTGCCAGTTTTCAAGAAGTCCTATCAAGGCGCACGAAAAAAGTACCAACCTTGCAGGGACAGGTGGTGGCGAATTTATTTTTTGAGTCATCAACCCGCACTCGCAGCAGTTTTGAACTCGCTGCTAAACGGCTCTCGGCAGATACGCTAAACTTTGCCTCAGCAACGTCTTCCATGACAAAAGGAGAGACGATTCTCGACACGGCAAAGACTTACTTGGCAATGGGAACTGATATTATGGTGATTCGCCATCGGGAGGCGGGAGTCCCCAATGCGATCGCCCAAGAAATGGATCGTCTAGGAGTCCGAGTCAGTGTCCTCAATGCTGGTGATGGTCAACATGAGCATCCTTCTCAAGCCCTGCTAGACTTATTTACTATCTGTACTCTCCTTGACCCTGATCTTCCCCGCATCGAACTTTTAAAAGATAAAAAGATTGCCATTGTTGGGGATATTCTACATTCGCGGGTAGCACGCTCGAATATCTGGAGTTTTACAGCAAGTGGCGCTCATGTGCATCTAGCAGCACCACCCACACTCTTACCTAAATTATTCTTAGATTACGGTGAAAGCAGACCAGGCAAACTGTTTCTCCATTGGGAGTTAGAACCCGCTTTGCAAGATGCTGATTTTGTCATGACTTTGCGCTTGCAAAAGGAACGGATGACTGCTCATTTATTGCCTTCTTTACGAGAATATCACCAAATGTTTGGTATTACACACTCAAGGCTGCAACTGTGTAAGCCAAATGTCAAAGTTTTGCACCCTGGTCCAGTTAACCGTGGTGTCGAAATTAGCTCAGAATTGATGGATGACCCGGAATTTAGCTTAATTCAAGCTCAAGTGAGCAGTGGTGTTGCCGTTCGCATGGCGCTGCTCTACTTAATTGGTAGCGGTAAGAGTTAG
- a CDS encoding DUF6679 family protein produces the protein MESKLKELIGQPNVWLFVKSSNGWLKNVEILDVKSDIVTFRYEHESEAEKRLWEKTTRIDNIAEIEVRLLTLPKNDQQVQDIKNRLSKLLEQEER, from the coding sequence ATGGAGAGTAAACTCAAAGAACTCATTGGTCAGCCTAATGTTTGGCTTTTTGTCAAAAGCAGTAACGGCTGGTTAAAGAACGTAGAAATTTTAGATGTCAAATCTGATATTGTAACATTTCGTTATGAACACGAATCCGAGGCAGAAAAGAGGCTTTGGGAGAAGACCACTCGGATTGACAATATTGCAGAGATTGAAGTGCGTCTGTTAACACTACCTAAGAACGATCAGCAGGTACAAGATATCAAAAATAGACTTTCCAAGCTCCTAGAGCAGGAGGAAAGATAA
- the glgA gene encoding glycogen synthase GlgA, with protein sequence MYIVQIASECAPVIKAGGLGDVVYGLSRELEIRGHCVEIILPKYDCMRYDHIWGLHDAFLDLWVPWYGGAIHCSVSCGWVHGRLCFFIEPHSGDNFFNRGCYYGCHDDNMRFAFFSKAALEFLLQSNKRPDIIHCHDWQTGLVPVMLCEMYKYHGMESQRVCYTIHNFKHQGFGGVDTLWATSLNRESYYFQYDKLQDNFNPFALNFMKGGIVYSNAVTTVSPHHAWEARYTDIGYGLGHTLHLHQDKFTGVLNGIDYDFWNPEIDRYIPYHYSKDNFQEKAKNKKALRERLLLQDVDKPIIAYIGRLDEQKGVHLVHHAIYHALHNGSQFVLLGSATESGINAHFRHEKNFLNDNPDVHLELGFNEELSHLIYAGADMIIVPSNYEPCGLTQMIGLKYGTVPIVRGVGGLVNTVFDRDYDEDTPVEERNGYVFYQSDYPALESALERALKLWYNNPEEFRKLALAGMEYDYSWNHPGTEYLEIYDFIRHKW encoded by the coding sequence ATGTACATCGTACAAATTGCCTCGGAATGCGCTCCTGTTATCAAAGCTGGAGGCTTAGGCGATGTCGTTTACGGACTCAGCAGGGAATTAGAAATCCGGGGGCATTGCGTTGAAATCATTCTGCCGAAGTACGATTGTATGCGCTACGACCATATCTGGGGACTCCATGACGCCTTCCTTGACTTGTGGGTACCTTGGTACGGCGGTGCAATTCACTGTTCAGTCTCTTGTGGTTGGGTACACGGGCGGCTGTGTTTCTTTATTGAACCCCACTCTGGGGACAATTTCTTTAATCGGGGCTGCTATTACGGTTGTCACGACGACAATATGCGATTTGCGTTCTTTAGCAAAGCCGCTTTGGAATTTCTGCTCCAAAGCAACAAGCGACCTGATATTATCCATTGCCATGACTGGCAGACTGGCTTAGTTCCAGTCATGCTCTGTGAAATGTATAAATATCATGGGATGGAGTCCCAACGAGTTTGCTATACTATCCACAACTTTAAGCATCAGGGATTTGGCGGTGTTGATACTCTCTGGGCAACGAGTTTAAACCGAGAGTCGTATTACTTTCAGTATGATAAGCTACAGGACAACTTCAACCCCTTTGCCCTGAACTTTATGAAAGGAGGGATTGTTTACTCCAACGCTGTAACCACAGTTTCTCCACACCACGCTTGGGAAGCTCGGTACACTGATATTGGTTACGGATTAGGTCATACCTTGCACCTACACCAGGATAAATTTACTGGGGTACTCAATGGCATCGATTATGATTTTTGGAATCCTGAAATAGACCGCTACATTCCTTATCACTACTCTAAGGATAATTTTCAAGAAAAAGCTAAGAACAAAAAAGCTTTACGAGAACGGCTGCTATTGCAGGATGTTGATAAGCCAATTATTGCTTATATTGGTCGTTTAGATGAGCAAAAAGGCGTTCATCTAGTCCATCATGCAATTTATCATGCCCTGCACAATGGATCTCAATTTGTACTATTAGGTTCAGCAACAGAGTCAGGAATTAATGCCCATTTCCGCCATGAGAAAAACTTTTTGAACGATAATCCTGATGTTCATTTAGAACTTGGTTTTAATGAAGAATTATCTCACCTAATTTATGCCGGGGCAGATATGATTATTGTCCCAAGTAATTACGAACCCTGTGGACTAACCCAAATGATTGGACTGAAGTATGGCACTGTACCCATAGTTCGGGGAGTCGGTGGGCTAGTCAATACCGTATTTGACAGAGACTACGACGAGGATACGCCTGTGGAAGAACGCAACGGCTACGTGTTCTACCAGTCAGATTATCCTGCCCTTGAATCCGCGTTGGAACGTGCTTTGAAGTTGTGGTACAACAATCCTGAAGAGTTTCGTAAACTTGCTCTTGCGGGTATGGAGTATGACTACTCTTGGAACCATCCTGGAACAGAATATTTGGAGATTTACGACTTTATCCGGCACAAATGGTAG
- a CDS encoding 1-acyl-sn-glycerol-3-phosphate acyltransferase has product MLRNTPWRAALPHSIQLAQPPLEFIPQRFNPVVLFITQRLLPVLLRFRTRPWLPTGITQIETVNVEALVKLYQQFQAGKIRFLMAFRHSEVDDPFSMMYLLSHAVPKVARHMGILLQYPIHSHFLYDRGMTLWAGDWLGWFFSRLGGLPIHRGKRLDRVGMKTARDLFANGKLPMSVAPEGATNGHSEIVSPLEPGVAHLGFWCVEDLVKANRTEEVLIAPIGIQYSYINPSWAKLDWLLGKLEADCGLSVQHIGQSTLIDREKVFYERLFCLGEYILSQMEQFYARFYHKSTPTATQTDSSANRNQVLETRLQAVLDRSLQAAEQYFGLESQGTVIERCRRIESAGWDDIYRKDLPNLHALSPLERGLADWIAEEASLRTLHMRLAESFVAVTGTYVHEKPTFERFAETSLILFDLIARIKGEKNPARPRLGWRKARVTVGEPISVTQRWSTYQTSRQAARKAVDDLTQDLQLALEKMIS; this is encoded by the coding sequence ATGCTTAGGAACACACCTTGGAGAGCCGCCTTGCCTCATTCGATTCAACTAGCTCAACCGCCCTTAGAGTTTATTCCCCAGCGCTTTAACCCAGTTGTACTATTCATTACCCAGAGGTTACTACCTGTGTTACTGCGGTTTCGGACTCGACCGTGGTTACCAACTGGTATCACGCAGATTGAAACTGTGAATGTCGAGGCGCTCGTCAAACTCTACCAACAATTCCAAGCTGGCAAAATTCGTTTTTTAATGGCATTTCGCCACTCAGAGGTTGATGACCCCTTTAGCATGATGTATTTGTTATCCCATGCTGTACCAAAAGTTGCCCGTCACATGGGAATTTTACTGCAATACCCAATTCATTCTCACTTTCTTTATGACCGGGGAATGACTTTGTGGGCTGGGGATTGGTTGGGTTGGTTTTTTTCTCGGTTAGGAGGCTTACCAATACATCGAGGTAAGCGCTTAGACAGGGTAGGTATGAAGACAGCACGGGATTTGTTTGCCAATGGCAAACTCCCAATGAGTGTAGCTCCTGAAGGAGCCACCAATGGACATAGCGAAATTGTCAGCCCCTTGGAACCTGGTGTTGCTCATTTGGGCTTCTGGTGTGTGGAAGATTTGGTCAAAGCTAACCGAACTGAGGAAGTTTTGATTGCGCCAATTGGCATTCAGTATAGCTACATCAATCCATCTTGGGCAAAACTAGATTGGCTTTTGGGCAAATTGGAAGCTGATTGCGGCTTGTCAGTGCAACATATTGGTCAATCAACCCTGATTGACCGAGAAAAAGTTTTCTATGAGCGACTCTTTTGCCTCGGGGAATATATTCTTTCCCAGATGGAACAATTTTACGCTCGCTTTTACCACAAAAGTACACCAACTGCAACACAAACGGATTCATCTGCTAACCGTAACCAGGTACTTGAAACTCGGCTTCAGGCGGTATTAGATAGGTCACTACAAGCTGCAGAGCAATATTTCGGTTTGGAATCGCAAGGAACTGTGATTGAACGCTGTCGCCGAATAGAGTCAGCAGGCTGGGATGACATCTACCGCAAGGATTTGCCAAACTTACATGCATTATCACCCCTTGAGCGAGGCTTGGCAGACTGGATTGCGGAAGAAGCTTCTCTGCGAACTCTACATATGCGTCTAGCGGAAAGTTTTGTGGCGGTGACAGGAACTTATGTTCACGAGAAGCCAACCTTTGAGAGATTTGCAGAAACGTCCTTAATCTTATTTGACCTCATCGCCCGGATAAAAGGGGAGAAAAACCCTGCACGACCCCGGTTAGGATGGAGAAAAGCACGAGTCACAGTAGGTGAGCCAATTTCAGTCACACAACGTTGGTCAACTTATCAGACAAGTCGTCAAGCAGCAAGAAAAGCAGTTGACGACCTGACGCAAGACTTACAATTGGCGTTGGAGAAGATGATTTCGTGA
- a CDS encoding CBS domain-containing protein → MQLDDLLLSEPAIEAAIDYQPLTVAPTTLLVDVIALMNQKQIHSCSLSGVHSPANAFTIYETGSSCVLVMHLTELLGIFTERDIVRLTADGIDFGTVTIAEVMTQPVITLEQAAFKDVFAALFLFRRYRIRHLPIVGQKGEVIGVVSHESIRNILRPVHLLKFMRVADVMTTHVIRAPRTVSVLTLAQVMAEFRISCVVITEEQLQSDLGQFVHLPIGIVTEQDIVQFQAMQVNLSEVLAQTVMSTPLFLLNPEDSLWTALHQMQRRHTRRLVVSWHGGTGLGIVTQSSLLRVLDPVQMYGVIETLQKTVR, encoded by the coding sequence ATGCAACTTGATGACCTGCTGCTGAGTGAACCAGCAATAGAGGCGGCAATAGACTATCAACCACTCACTGTTGCACCGACAACATTGCTGGTAGATGTCATTGCTTTAATGAACCAAAAGCAAATTCACAGTTGCTCCTTATCTGGTGTTCATTCACCAGCAAATGCATTTACCATATATGAGACAGGCTCTAGCTGTGTCTTAGTGATGCACTTAACAGAGTTACTGGGAATTTTTACAGAACGGGATATTGTACGGCTAACGGCAGATGGCATCGATTTTGGAACGGTGACAATAGCTGAAGTCATGACGCAGCCAGTGATTACCCTAGAGCAAGCTGCTTTTAAAGATGTTTTTGCTGCTTTATTTCTATTTCGGCGATATCGCATTCGCCACCTGCCGATAGTAGGACAAAAGGGCGAAGTTATTGGTGTTGTTTCTCACGAGAGTATTCGTAACATTTTACGCCCTGTTCATCTCCTGAAGTTCATGCGTGTGGCAGATGTGATGACAACCCATGTCATTCGTGCCCCAAGGACTGTTTCGGTATTGACTTTAGCTCAGGTCATGGCAGAGTTTCGGATTAGCTGTGTCGTAATTACCGAGGAACAACTACAGTCAGATTTGGGACAATTCGTTCACCTTCCGATCGGAATCGTCACTGAGCAAGACATTGTACAATTTCAGGCAATGCAAGTGAATCTATCTGAAGTTCTGGCCCAAACTGTGATGAGTACACCCCTATTTCTGCTCAATCCTGAGGATTCTTTATGGACTGCTCTTCACCAGATGCAACGGCGACATACGAGAAGATTGGTGGTGTCTTGGCATGGAGGGACGGGACTCGGTATTGTGACTCAAAGCAGCTTACTGCGAGTCCTCGATCCTGTACAAATGTATGGAGTCATCGAAACTTTGCAGAAGACAGTTAGATAG
- a CDS encoding uroporphyrinogen-III synthase: MTAPRNYAARLSQQLINQGGLPFLMPTIETCLLENFTELDAALQHINTFDWIAFTSRNGIDAFFQRIEDLGLNLLLLTICRFCAIGLDAERLAALGIKVDLLPKEPSPAGIIAELAKIPDIAKKSVLVPVPEFVDLPEPDVIPSFIAGLEKLGMKVTRVPTYRTRCLDKNIYEVELNLIRQGNIDVIAFSSTAEIAGFLQMVNSKRDYEHCVIGCFGPYTAANAQKLGLKVSIVAQDYSSFAGFADAIALWAAPFGSIANGGA, encoded by the coding sequence GTGACCGCACCTCGCAACTATGCCGCCAGGTTATCTCAGCAACTGATCAACCAAGGTGGTCTGCCGTTTTTGATGCCAACAATCGAAACCTGTTTACTGGAAAACTTTACTGAGTTAGATGCTGCACTGCAACATATCAACACGTTTGATTGGATTGCTTTTACTAGTAGAAATGGTATTGATGCATTTTTCCAACGCATAGAAGATTTGGGGTTAAACCTCTTATTATTGACAATTTGTCGTTTTTGTGCAATCGGATTGGATGCGGAAAGATTAGCAGCTTTGGGAATCAAGGTCGATTTATTACCAAAAGAACCTAGCCCAGCAGGAATCATTGCTGAACTGGCTAAAATTCCAGATATTGCCAAGAAAAGTGTTCTCGTTCCAGTTCCAGAATTTGTGGATTTACCAGAACCCGATGTGATTCCAAGCTTTATTGCAGGTTTAGAAAAATTGGGTATGAAGGTGACTCGCGTACCGACCTATAGGACGCGGTGTTTGGACAAAAATATTTATGAGGTTGAGTTAAACCTGATTCGCCAAGGCAACATTGATGTCATTGCTTTTAGCAGCACTGCGGAAATAGCAGGTTTTTTACAAATGGTCAACTCAAAAAGAGATTACGAACATTGTGTTATTGGCTGCTTTGGACCTTATACAGCAGCAAATGCCCAGAAGTTAGGTTTAAAGGTTTCTATCGTTGCCCAAGATTATAGTTCCTTTGCGGGGTTTGCGGATGCGATCGCCCTTTGGGCCGCTCCCTTTGGGAGCATCGCCAACGGCGGGGCGTAG